GCCCTGTAGTTCTAACTCTGAAGGCTAACACTTCACGAAAAATCTTTTCACGCGAAAGAAACGACATGACAGAGCATAGCTATCGCCTATTTGCAATTCCTATCTCacagaagaggaaagagaaaacaCAAGCTTAGGGAGCTTAACCGGGCAACTTTTGATCGCAACAATTTAGCTTCTAAATGACAAACACCACCAACACAGCACATACACCCAAATAATTCCTCCCAATTTAACTTAGTTAACGAAATGTAAAACAGTATATTCATACTTGCCTTTGTCAGAGAACTGTATGTAGGAATCGACCTTCAAAGCCGAGGCCGTCGGACTCTTATACTGACCATTCTTGCTCCTCTCCCTCAGAATCTCCTCAATCTCCTTGTAATACGACATCTTGGCCGACCCTCTATCCTGGTACCTGGCCTTCTTGAACTCCTTGAGCAAGTTCCTCCACTTGTCCGTGCACATGGTCGGGGAACGATCAAACCCTTTCTCCCTCATCTTGGACGATATCTGCTCCCAAAGGTGCTTGTTCGACTTGGAGGTGTTAAACAGCGAGTCCATCTCGCGGCGGAGCACGATGAGGCAACGGGTCTCGTCCTGGACCCAAGTCTCGGCGCGCTTCTTCGGGGCCTTGACCTCGAGGTCCTCGCCGCTGCTCTCGCCGAGGATCATCTGGTGGTGCGACtgggggggcggcggcggcggcggcggcggctgggGCTGGTGCGGGTGGTGAGGCGGTATGTCGCCGTTGGAGGAGACGACCTCGATGATCATGTCGCGAGGAGCGGGCTCCTCCTTGTAGAAATCGATCGGGCGAGGCTTCTCGGACAAGTACATGGCGGAAGGATTAGGGATTCTTCCGGGGAATGCCGACGGTGGTGGTTAGGGTTCAGAGAGGAAGAAGCCGCGGCGGTGATGGTTGAAGCAGCGAAGGAACCATCGCCGGGGATCGAATGAAACTGAGCCGGAGAAGCAGCAAGGAGTGGAGTGGAAGAGAGTAGCTCAGCTCATTGCATTTTCTTATTCTGCTGACCCTCTCAGAGtcgatcgagagagaaaaagagaggagcGCGTGATGTGAAAGCTTTCGTGGGAGTGTTGAACAGTGAAAACCGAATCACTTATTAGTGAGCAGTTAATTAGTGATTAGGGATGCAATATAGAACATTCACAACTCGGCTAAGTGTTTTAATTAGCGGAGGAATATCATCTCTACAACCGGGGAAGAAGCCCTCCGAAAGGGGAAAAGGAATATCTACGTCAGTTTTTCCGTACCGTAGTTTTTAGACAAGAAAAATTATACCTGAAAGTCAACGAGGGTACCAACATGCTATGTAAAAATTTAGATTACTCAAATCAAAATAATGttacatttcaaatttttttttaaatccccAAGAGTCCAAAGTCGATAGAAACGAGAGTCATGGTTTCATGTacatcaacatcatcaattcCTAAAGAGTGTTCAGTATTCATTACTGGTGACATCGCTCCCATAAAATTTAAATTCAGGCCTTCATCAAAATTCCCGTGTtcccataaaatataaattCAGAACTCCATCAAAAGTCCCGTATTCTGCGACTATAACTATAGCAATCAATGGGTCATTCTCCGTGCTAGTCAAAAAGAAGTTAGATGCGCAATTTGCACGGGTACGAATTCACGCAAACCTTTTTCGTGCCTACAAGGGCTTATTATAAGGAGTGAAATTCCCTCGCGTCCTAACCTTCAAGCAGTGAAGGTCGTTCTTCAAAAGGGCAAAAGTCCATACCTCAATTCAAAAGAGCAGTGAAGGTTATTCCTGCCTCCAATTCAAAAAGGCAAAAGTTGGGTGTGCACGCAGTCGATGCACGCCGACAAATAACAATCCAACATAAAAAGGAGCACTTCGCATGTGCAAAAATTCTGAGGACTGGAATATTCAAAAACAGGCTGActaatggaaaagaaaatttcgacaaaaaacaaaaaaaaatggaaaagaaaatattgagcAAAGACCCTGCCGACGTTAGGCCGTCTGTATAAATTCTTCTCAAGGATAGATCTGCAAGTCCTGGCGATTTTAAATTCAATCGAACGTGATGCGATAGCTATGAGAAATTTGTGATCCGCAAACAGATCAAAAGAGAAATTCTGAACCGGAAATAGATGGATAGCTGTCGACAAAATTTGCGAAACCTGCAAATCAATTCCTTGACTTCTTCCTCGATGATTTAGAAGGCTTGGGTTTATCCGCAGCTGAGCTTTGTGAGGCCCCTTTGGAGCTGCTAGCTTGGTTTGGTGTTGAATTAGGAGCACTTGAATTTGCACCACTAGCACCAGCTTCATGTTTTTCTCTAACTACTGCCCCCTGTGAGCCTCTTACTTGAGCAGCTCTCTTGTCCTTCCTCTTCGGCCTATAGCTAGATCTCTCCCTCTTAGGAAGCCACCTTTCTGGATCTGGTGGAGGACCTGGATTTGCTGGGTCAAAACCTTTGGGGTATCTAggctttctcttcctcttctttttggttttctctttGCTCTTGCTCTCCTCATGTGCTTCAGCAAGTCCGCGACGAAGAGAGCTTTCATCTTGTTTTGCGCCCGAAGTCTTCTCTAAACTCTCCACATTAATGCCCTTCAACCCAGGCAATGGTTTTAACTTCTTTTCATAAGCTTCAGCTTTGCCAATATCCACCCGTGCGACCGTGGTTATGAGCCCAGCCATTGCCTCTATGCTTCCATGGCTTTTCACAAGTTCCTCGTAAAGACGCGCAGCGCCCTCTTGCCTGCCATGCCTGAGCATGAAGGAAGCTGCCTCTGGCATTATAGAAGAGAGCTTGTTGTCCTCAGTCATGGCATTTGACCACCATTGGATCGCCGAGTTAAGAATGGCAGCTGCGCCGTCAATATCACCCGCACGCTCTTTCAATGCAACAAGGGTAGCAACAGTGGCAGGCATGTGCTGGATGTCGGGTATCTTGCTCAGTGATTCTGCTGCTACAAGAGGGTGCCCAGCTGCTGCGGCAACCTGTGCTCTTGCCAAAAGAACAGTCTTGGACTTATCAGGGAACTTCTCTGCATATTGCCCTAATACTTCCTCAGCTTTGCCAGCCTTGTTCTCTCTCACCAACACAGCAGCTTGAAGCAATATTGGTGCCACACTGTTAGGAAACATGTTGGGCAGACAAACAACAAGCTCTCGGGCCTGAGTATTTGAGAAAGAACAAAGTTAGTTCGTAAGCAAAAGAATACTCGTTGGCAGACTTAGCCCATTATCTacacaattttgaaaaaaaaaaaaaatgcacacttGGTAGAGAAGCACAAAAGAAAATGTGGGTTTCAACCTGATCCATCTTATTTGCATGGAGGAGCAAAAGCACTCGGTTAGTGTATATTGCCTCCCTTTGCTTTCGCAGAAGTTTCAATTCCACTGTATGAGAAAGCTGGAAGTTCTGGGCATCTTTCTCCTTTAGGCGGTCAATTTTTCTCAGACTATCAGAGACATCTTTTGGCCCCTTCAGAGCAATGAGGTTGTTCACTGCCACAGCAAGAGATGATTCATCTGACAAATTCCGAGTAATGATGCCAGTGTAAGCTTCAATGGCCTCTTGTCTGCGTCCAAAGATctgagaaatataaaaaaagttgcATCATCTCATAAGCTACATGCCAAGAGATATTTATAAGAAATGATTGGAGCCCTCCTCCACAATGGCAGAAGcatcaaataattttcaaataccTGCTGAACATAAGCCAACTGGACAGCAATAGGAGCTAATTCAATTTCCACCTCATCAGCATCTAAGTTTTCTTCCAGTAGAGTTTCCTGACCAATTCTGACAAGATCTCAAATACATCAGCATTCAGCATTCTAATTTTCCTATTCACTTCAGAGCCTGAAGAAGTACAAAACGTGGATGAGATGCGAAATCCAATCAAAAGAAAGTTGAAGGAGTGAAAGGGGCGTGCCCCTGTACGCCAACAACACCAATGAATTACAGAGCAAATCCTCATTTTTAGGGCAAAGTCAAACAAGAAGCTATCTTAGTTCATTACTTTACAGTTTACAACACCAGTCTGTCGTAAATCTGGGGAGAACCACATAAAGAGTTTCCAGAGGTAAACAACAGAGATACTGTGGGAAAATGGTGCAAATGCATTCCTAAAAGCACATATAGATAAATGAGAAAgaagtaaattgaaaattagagTCTTCTTCATCACTTCTGAATATTATGAACTTAACaaacacacaaaaaataatcacaatACTCCAATTAATTCACTCCATATTGGTTTAAGGGAAAAATTCTAGGCCACATGGTAAGTTTTCCCCATTAGCAAAATGACGTGCTAGAAATTCAGTGAAAACAAAGTACACAGTGCTCAAGGCATGTATTCCACAGAAAAACCTTTGCTTCATCGATTTggcaaacagaaaataaaaggtAAAGCACCTCTTAAGTGATCAAGCAGAAAAATCCCGTCAAAGAGTTCTAATGTCTGGATAAAAGGTACAGCTATGTGAATTGACATGGGTTACCCGAGACCAAATGATAAGAAACCATAGTGAATGCATGCAAAAAATCAGGACTTTATAGATGCCCGTAAAATTACACTATCAGTGCCAATAAAGTGACGAACCTGTGAACATAAGTGCAATGAATCATTAATGTATATTACCTACGAGCTGATAACAAGAGTTGTTCAGCATCCGAAtacttttctctttcaattaaAGAACAAGCAGTATTGTATGCCGACTCAAAACTGCTAGTTGCTTTGACCCTGAGTGCATCCAATGTTCCTTGCACTTCTGAGGCTCTTCCAGCTGCAACCAAACTGGCAATAGCATTTATCTCGAGTGATTCCACATTAGACTTCTGAAGCTTTTGATAAATATCTGCACAAGCATCCATTTTGCCTTGACGGTACAGAATCTGAGACTCCAAGAGCATGCTCGAAGTACTTCTCTCTTTGCTCTTGAGAGAGTCCAAAGCTTCATCTAGCTTGTTTTGTCTGTATAAGCAGTATGCCTGTTTAGAGCCAACAGAGGAAGAAGGACATTAATAAAGAGACAACTGAACTGTTCTTCTTTCTCAACATGCAACAGATTTGATTATGCGTTCGGTAAGCTCGAGATTAAACTAAAACATGCGTGGGTcaaaaagcaagaaaacatGTAATGGAGCAAAAATTCTTTCATAATCTTCAGATAACCAATTACAGTGAGTAATTAAGATATGTACAAGCACAGTGAATCGTTCACGGCCTCAGTCAAACAAGAGCAaggttttttctctttctttttgccacTTATAAAGTGCAAGGGTTGGGCGGGGGCGCCTTATGACCTTCTTCCACTTGAGGACATCACTGCTGCTCGCAAGTAAATATTCTTCACGGACCAAAACTCCACTATCCTATAACTTCCTAAGATAGTACTTCAGAATCAACATGTAACAGGTTTCCATAAGAATCACCTAACTCATCTGCATGTTGAGTCACATTATCCCCTCTTGGAGTCAAATGTTTTGACTAGAGCCACGAAGATGCAACATAGAAATTCAATTCCAGTAGCACTCGACTCACAATTATGCTATTTCAGCAGCATCGTGCACTCCACCTCGACGAGAATtcagaaaaatcaatcaaaacgaCAGCATGGCAACACATGAACAGTCCGAAGGCCTTTCAGATGAAAACCTGCGGAAAAGTGAAACGAACCGCAACACCAGCACAACATGTTTCGATAATTTAAGCACTTGCCTTGTGAAAACTGAAGTCGATTGGAAGGTTCCTAGCTGATTGAATGGCGGTCAGAGCCTCCTCGATGCTGTCGTTCTTTATCAGAGCCACCACTTTGCATCTAATCGCGTCTTCATCCCCAGGAGCGATTCCCAGCACTGtcgaaaatgaagaagaagaacatcgAATGGAGGTCAATAAGGACGACGGAAGCTATCGAAGGAGACGGTACATGGCCGGGAAGGAATTGGAACCTTGATCTGCGACCTTGACGACTTGTTTGTACTCAGATCGTTGGATGTGCTTGTTGAGAGACGCGAACAGATCTTCgatgggcggcggcggctgcgACGGGGACGGGGAGGGTTTCGGCTTGTCCTTGGGTTTCGGAGCCATTGATTCGCCGGAATGCGACGGACGCTGGTCCTTTTCGGCGAAGCCAAGCGGGTCGAGAGACGATCAACGAACCAGAACTCGAGCTTCGCAGTGGTGATTGAGAGGCTGTTTGAGAGGTTTTGGTATCAACTTCGTCgctgtcgtcgtcgtcgtcgtcttcggtctggccactttcttctggttcGGGTACGAAACGCACGGTGGCAAAGCCCAGACGGTTCCGGTTCAGCCCATGGCCTTTTACTTCTTCTAAAGGTTTGAGGCCCGTCGAGTTTCCATGATGAATGAAAGCGAGTAGATTTCGTTGACTTTTTTGGATGTAGAAAGCATTTTAATTTCGAGAGTTGAATCTGAATAACGACTAATAATTACTTTACGGGGCCCGTACTCGACCCGACCCGGATCCAATCCGTACCTGACCTAACATGGGCTCCACTCTTATCAATTTTTCTACTTGAATTGTTGCCTCCGAAAAATGTGCGATCACGTAAATCGGCTCATCAAAGTGAGGGACCTCGGGGATCCGGCATAGGCGAGGGTGTGAAGCTAGAGGTGAGACTAAGGATGGTGAATCTTGCCCCCGTGACAAGCAATGCCCTCATTGAATTATGAATATAACTATGAATAGAGGTTGATATTAATTTCTCTCCACGTGAGACATTTATggttattaaaaaatgtacaaTTAATAATCCGTTGGGCTTGTTGCCTTTTTTAGgaagttaaaagaaaacaagactATTGGGTAAGTTCTAAGCCTCGGGGACATTGACTCTTCTCGAAATACAATTAATCACGGCACATGTAAGTTTTGGCTCTTTGGAGTGCCACCAGAGATCGGTGGCAAGGAATGCGATGACAATGATGACGATGACGCTGATCGGTTGACATcaaagaggagggagagagctcATGAATCACAGTCGGTAGAATTGAAGAGGGAGATAGAAGAGAGGAGCGGCCATTGAAAAGGAAGCGAGACCTcttttcttaacttcaccattttGATTAGGTGGGTTGaagtagaggtggccggttccacggaaccggcggtttcgggccAGTTTCGATTCCGGTTCGTAGGCCCAATAGCTCTTTTTCCCGggccttctccttttttttataaaaaaaaatcaggtcggaaccggcccgaaatcggcggttccgggccagttccgacaattatggaaccgtgggcccggtcaacgggccgattccgggccccggttcaatattggccatgtctaggtTGAAGTGTTTAACCGAACCCACTAAAACTCATACTTTTTTGGGCTTTTCTCTTTGCAACCCGTTACGatctacattttttaaattcGGGGTGACCTAGATTTAATCCACCtcaataaatttggattaaaaCATGAATTTATTATAACTCATTTTGACAGcatttctttttggagagcATTTTCAAAGTATTTGCCAATCTCGAGGCCGTGCAATGCAAAACTGTACTTTGCAAATGCTAAAAGTCCAGTGCCCAAAACTAAACCAAACCCAATCTTACAGAGTGAATGTTTGGTCAAAAGATTTTATTTATCGAGAGATATAATGTTTCGTGATTTATCAATAGGAAGAgttaaatgaaaagaagaggCGATGAAATcttagtttttccttttgtttgagTATATATTGAATGCAATCTTAGACCCTGTTTGATTTAATATTTGGCCaagaaattttgagaaaatacaaataccgTTGGGTTAAAGgcatttttcaaaatgtaagtagtgtttggtaaagtgtattttaaaaacacactggaaagcaactttgacgtaaatattgtttggtgaaaaatgaactttgtaaaatattttttctttttgaaaaaaaggcggcGGCACGGCCGACCGGCGGTGGCAAACgaatgtgacaaaattaaaataataaaaaaattagttgcatttcgcaaagTCCTATAGCCCAAAATACCTCTATGGACTAAAGGATTTTGAAGAGCATTCGAGATGCGATTGCATCTTctcaaagtgagccaaaaaatgaattaaatactatttgcatttggccaagggactttagagccctaatgctcatttgcaatgctgaaccaaataagGCCTTAGTAAAAGAAGCAAAAttagacgttttttttttttttgggtcgaaaaagcAAAATTAGAAGTTAACAATGGCCAAGTCGAAAAAGAAGGCAATGATTAAGTTTGACGGGCGACATTACCTGTTAAGGACAAATGAGACAAACATCGTATCGGGCCTCGCAATCAGTGGCCGGCCGCGAGTCGCAGTTCCTCCCGAAATCCGGACACtcgcttttattttctttctttttttttttgtggaaaaaaggcaaaacaaaTTAGATTCTTCCGCgacgtcttcttcttttttttttttttgcgcttttcctttttataaatatttaaaaggTCAAATCTCGCTTTCTTCCCTCTGAAAGACCAAAAGTTTCCCTCGCAGGTGGCGTTTGGTGAGCAAGAGAACGGACCGGCTCGGAATCATGGAAAGCCAGGGAAACCGTGAGAAAATGAGCAAGCCGAAGCGAGAGAATCAGCTCCTGGCCTTCACCGGAGCTGCTGCTGTCCTCGCTCTCGCCGTCAACCTCGCCGTCTACGCCGTCAGAGCTTACGGAAGGAATCGGAGGAGGAAAGGTACTGCGCCTCTCGGCAAAGGCTTCGATTCATGCGTGTCGGCCTTCGTTCCTGGACTTGTAGAACATTTTATGCGGTGGATTTTCGTTTTTGTACTTGTTCGATTCTACAGTTGCATTTTTGCTCGTTcgaaagttgattttgtttCCGTTTGGTCGTCACTTCGCTAGATCTTCGTGGTTCGGATGTACGAGTTGGCCTCTCCGCTCGGGAAATATCGAAATTAGCGGACCGGATAGTCGCCAGGTCGAAGGAGGTCCACGATGTGGTCGCTTCGGTGCCTCTTGACAAGGCATGGCTATCCAGTGAACTGCCGTCATTTCACTTTGCTTTGCACGGCTTTGTTCCTGATTTTGCTTCAATGGTTATTCGCCGTAACAAACATGTACATGTGCAGGTTAGTTACACGAATGTTGTGTTGCCGCTAGCCGAATTAGAGGCGGAAGAGTTTCCACTTATGCAGTCTTGTATATTCCCAAAGATGGTTTCGGTGTCGGATGATGTGCGCAAAGCTAGCGCTCAAGCAGAGCGTAGGATTGATGCACACAAATTGAGTTGCAGGTCAGTGGCTCCTGTTAATTTGTGGCATTTGTTTTTATCTGCTTTGATTATTGCCCTCTTTCTTAATTAAGAATGGTAAAACGCCTGGTCACATACCTATGGAGAGAGTCATATGGCATGCAATCACAAAGTTTTACGAATGGTTGGACTAGGGCCGGATGTTTAGCGATTCGGCTTAACACCTTTCTGGAAGTGACAGTGATTGAATACCtgttttgtcaatttgattTTTGGGAAAACCCCGAATCTATGTGACATGTAATTTGGTAGTAGAACAATTGGGAAATTAAACATTTAGTATCATGAAAGGTAGTCCCTATAGACGCTTCTTGTCTTCAGAAGATttagttaaaaaaattgttgggtTTGTGTTGGCCCCCAATGGACCCTGGAAACAGCTATGGTCTTAACATTATTCTGCATCACTTGAATATTTGTAAGTTGATCCTTGGTCCCTTCTGTGCAAGCCTCTCAGTCTCCGTGAAGATGTGTATCGTGTTGTGAAAGCTCTTTTGACGAGGGGAGATTGGATGAATCCTGAAGCGTCTTGCTATCTACAGTTCCTGGTACGGAAATATCCACCATCTGTAGTTCATTTGCATTAAAATCTCCACAATTTGATGCTTCAAAAGTTGCACGATCCTCTTAGAGTGTATTTGAGTTGTATTAACTGCTATgtccaaatattaattttttttcctatcagTGACAGGTGAGAGACTTTGAGCGGAATGGATTGAATCTTGCTACAGCTAAAAGAGAGGAAGTGCAGCGCttgaaatctcaaattgatgaaCTAAGCTGCCAATATATTCGTAACCTTAATGATGATTGCAGTTATCTTCTCTTCAGTGAGAGTGAGCTACATGGGTTGCCACCTGAGTTCCTTAAGGTTAGTATTGTTGTTCTTTGCCCAGCTAATGGGCGTATAACAGTTAGACATCACAATGATGGCCACCACTGAGTCTTAAAGACCGAAGCTTCAGTTGCTTCATAAATTCCATTTTGGTGGTGCTGTTTGGCTTCATCGTAGCACATGGGTC
The genomic region above belongs to Rhodamnia argentea isolate NSW1041297 chromosome 6, ASM2092103v1, whole genome shotgun sequence and contains:
- the LOC115749344 gene encoding signal recognition particle subunit SRP72 — protein: MAPKPKDKPKPSPSPSQPPPPIEDLFASLNKHIQRSEYKQVVKVADQVLGIAPGDEDAIRCKVVALIKNDSIEEALTAIQSARNLPIDFSFHKAYCLYRQNKLDEALDSLKSKERSTSSMLLESQILYRQGKMDACADIYQKLQKSNVESLEINAIASLVAAGRASEVQGTLDALRVKATSSFESAYNTACSLIEREKYSDAEQLLLSARRIGQETLLEENLDADEVEIELAPIAVQLAYVQQIFGRRQEAIEAYTGIITRNLSDESSLAVAVNNLIALKGPKDVSDSLRKIDRLKEKDAQNFQLSHTVELKLLRKQREAIYTNRVLLLLHANKMDQARELVVCLPNMFPNSVAPILLQAAVLVRENKAGKAEEVLGQYAEKFPDKSKTVLLARAQVAAAAGHPLVAAESLSKIPDIQHMPATVATLVALKERAGDIDGAAAILNSAIQWWSNAMTEDNKLSSIMPEAASFMLRHGRQEGAARLYEELVKSHGSIEAMAGLITTVARVDIGKAEAYEKKLKPLPGLKGINVESLEKTSGAKQDESSLRRGLAEAHEESKSKEKTKKKRKRKPRYPKGFDPANPGPPPDPERWLPKRERSSYRPKRKDKRAAQVRGSQGAVVREKHEAGASGANSSAPNSTPNQASSSKGASQSSAADKPKPSKSSRKKSRN